Proteins from one Bdellovibrio svalbardensis genomic window:
- a CDS encoding YceI family protein, producing the protein MIKSIFAALVLVIATTAHADTYKLDTKASSVGWKGFKKTGSSHNGAISIKDGEVQVDKKGQLTAGVFTVDMATISNEDLKDSAEYQKKLVGHLAGPDFFDVTKFPTSTFKLTSITPKSKDEVLVKGELTMIGKTNPIEFPAKVTTTKGVMTGEALVKIDRTKWGLKYGSGNFFKELAADKIISDEFELNLKLVAKK; encoded by the coding sequence ATGATCAAATCAATTTTCGCGGCCCTTGTCCTTGTCATTGCAACAACAGCTCATGCTGACACCTACAAACTGGATACAAAAGCAAGTTCAGTAGGCTGGAAAGGTTTCAAGAAAACAGGAAGCTCACACAACGGCGCGATCTCAATTAAAGATGGCGAAGTGCAAGTTGATAAAAAAGGCCAATTAACTGCCGGTGTTTTCACGGTGGATATGGCGACAATTTCCAATGAAGACTTGAAAGACAGCGCTGAATACCAAAAGAAACTTGTTGGCCACCTTGCCGGCCCTGATTTTTTTGATGTTACAAAGTTTCCAACATCAACTTTCAAATTAACTAGCATCACGCCAAAATCAAAAGACGAAGTCTTGGTAAAAGGTGAATTGACTATGATCGGCAAAACAAATCCGATCGAATTCCCTGCCAAAGTGACAACGACTAAAGGTGTTATGACTGGTGAAGCTCTGGTAAAAATCGATCGTACAAAATGGGGCCTTAAATACGGATCTGGCAATTTCTTCAAAGAATTGGCTGCCGATAAAATCATCAGCGACGAGTTTGAATTGAACTTGAAGCTGGTTGCTAAAAAATAG
- a CDS encoding zinc-binding alcohol dehydrogenase family protein produces MKVIGYFEPQDSSKNSSLILSELSEPTPGPNDILVRVKAVSVNPVDLKVRKNSKPNNGELKILGWDASGIVEKLGSKVEKFKVGDEVYYAGSINRPGSNSELQLVDERITALKPRKLSYEEAAALPLTTITAYETLFERLNVLVNEPASILIFGGAGGVGSMAIQLAKKLTHLQVIATASRPDSTEWCKKLGADLVVDHNRDIHAQLRSRGIDEVKYIFSVTHTEQHKASMEALIAPQGHICFIDNPETFDVIPFKRKSVGIHLESMFTRSLFETADMQEQGNLLARVADLIDTGKIQTTINHIFEGFTPKNFERAHEMLESEKTVGKIVIKF; encoded by the coding sequence ATGAAAGTCATCGGCTACTTCGAACCTCAAGATTCCAGCAAAAATAGTTCTCTCATTCTTTCTGAGCTTTCTGAGCCCACACCAGGTCCAAATGATATCTTGGTGCGAGTCAAAGCAGTCTCTGTAAATCCGGTGGACCTAAAAGTTCGGAAAAATTCGAAACCAAACAATGGTGAGCTCAAAATTCTGGGTTGGGACGCTTCTGGCATCGTAGAAAAACTTGGTAGCAAGGTGGAAAAATTTAAAGTGGGTGATGAGGTTTACTATGCAGGCAGTATCAACCGTCCAGGCTCGAACAGCGAATTGCAATTGGTAGATGAGAGAATCACAGCCTTGAAACCAAGAAAGCTCAGCTATGAAGAAGCCGCGGCCCTACCACTCACGACAATCACAGCCTACGAAACCTTATTTGAGAGATTGAATGTCCTGGTCAACGAACCAGCGAGCATCCTTATTTTTGGCGGAGCCGGGGGAGTCGGTTCGATGGCGATCCAACTTGCAAAAAAGCTCACCCATCTGCAAGTCATTGCCACTGCTTCAAGACCTGATTCCACAGAGTGGTGTAAAAAACTTGGTGCCGATTTGGTTGTAGACCATAACCGAGACATCCACGCCCAGTTAAGATCCAGGGGCATAGACGAAGTGAAGTATATTTTTAGCGTTACGCACACGGAACAGCACAAGGCCAGCATGGAAGCCCTGATAGCACCCCAGGGCCATATCTGCTTCATCGACAACCCGGAAACCTTCGACGTCATTCCCTTCAAAAGAAAAAGCGTCGGGATCCATTTGGAATCCATGTTCACCAGATCCTTGTTCGAGACCGCAGATATGCAAGAACAAGGAAACTTACTTGCAAGGGTGGCAGACCTCATAGATACAGGAAAGATTCAAACCACCATCAACCACATCTTCGAAGGCTTCACTCCGAAGAACTTCGAGCGAGCCCACGAAATGTTAGAATCCGAAAAAACAGTAGGAAAAATAGTAATCAAATTTTAA
- a CDS encoding TolC family protein, protein MKWALIKRQLSVGVFAMGLVIFSFSATFAAPIKQPAVVKINPDSLKTLLLEQNISLMLQLNKVYQAKEQVNLSRAQLLPSINLGSVISSGPSFALTTVSMLLPFLMPSNWFDLKESQHLLNAQATSYYIAQLNTYSSAYSVYATVVGDMELREVLYKQYLNHREIEELIALAVDAGMMQQSDLLQAQAQTQLSSIQVSQIDDLLQREKSAIREMLALPLAQEIVFDKVHLTPSPSELLPAQVLLDRATAKAPEIKQMNSMISAANTAKWSKGFSFLTGSSLGASRSGRGSAFGSITQTGSVNLGFGYFPALKLTDYNIDELKLQKTQLTFDQAQLIESTLGSLAEAQKQIKLAQQAETSLELVYQGEVEKFRAGLTDLLHVLSAANSLTTALTNKVKAQANLDTLRVSLNRIMLEERFALVGACQLERKGTGGITGRLGRVFNPKKDQVSLDEACGPQTVN, encoded by the coding sequence ATGAAATGGGCACTCATCAAACGACAACTTTCCGTGGGCGTCTTTGCCATGGGTCTGGTGATTTTCTCATTCTCAGCAACATTTGCAGCACCGATCAAACAACCAGCGGTTGTTAAAATCAACCCCGATTCTTTGAAGACTTTGTTGCTTGAACAAAACATCTCTTTGATGCTTCAGCTGAATAAGGTTTATCAAGCCAAAGAGCAGGTGAACTTAAGCCGAGCCCAACTTTTGCCATCTATCAATTTGGGTTCGGTGATCTCCAGCGGACCTAGCTTTGCGCTGACAACAGTTTCCATGCTGTTGCCGTTCCTTATGCCAAGCAACTGGTTTGACCTGAAAGAAAGTCAGCATCTGCTGAACGCGCAAGCGACTTCCTATTACATCGCCCAACTCAACACCTACTCTTCTGCATATTCAGTTTATGCCACAGTTGTCGGCGATATGGAGCTTCGCGAAGTTCTTTACAAGCAATACTTGAACCACCGTGAGATCGAAGAGCTGATCGCTCTGGCTGTTGATGCGGGCATGATGCAACAATCTGATCTTTTGCAGGCGCAGGCGCAGACACAGCTTTCATCTATTCAAGTTTCACAAATTGATGATCTGCTTCAACGTGAGAAATCAGCGATTCGCGAAATGCTGGCACTCCCCCTGGCACAGGAAATCGTCTTTGATAAAGTTCATCTGACACCATCTCCAAGTGAACTGCTGCCAGCCCAAGTTCTTTTGGATCGTGCGACAGCCAAGGCGCCAGAAATCAAACAAATGAACTCTATGATTTCCGCTGCAAACACGGCGAAGTGGAGCAAAGGTTTCAGCTTCCTGACCGGAAGCTCTTTAGGTGCTTCTCGCAGCGGCCGTGGCTCTGCCTTTGGATCCATCACACAAACAGGTTCTGTGAACCTTGGCTTTGGCTACTTCCCTGCTTTGAAACTCACTGATTATAATATCGATGAATTGAAATTGCAGAAAACCCAGCTGACTTTCGATCAAGCGCAATTGATTGAATCAACTTTGGGTTCCTTGGCCGAAGCGCAAAAACAAATCAAGCTCGCACAACAAGCTGAGACCAGCCTTGAATTGGTTTATCAAGGTGAAGTTGAAAAATTCAGAGCGGGCTTAACAGATCTTCTGCATGTTCTTTCTGCCGCCAATTCTTTGACAACAGCACTGACGAACAAAGTGAAGGCGCAGGCGAATCTTGACACTCTTCGCGTTAGCTTGAATCGCATCATGCTTGAAGAGCGCTTCGCACTTGTGGGAGCTTGCCAGCTTGAACGCAAAGGCACTGGTGGTATCACCGGTCGCCTTGGCAGAGTCTTCAACCCTAAGAAAGATCAAGTGTCCTTGGACGAGGCTTGTGGGCCTCAAACCGTTAATTAA
- a CDS encoding flagellin N-terminal helical domain-containing protein produces MGMRINTNIAAINAQRNLMGTQRVVNDSMAKLASGSRINKAADDAAGLAISERLKAQIRSSSQAQRNANDGISLIQTAEGGLNEIGNVIVRLRELGIQGASDTVGETERGMLNKEVVQLRDEIQRISKTTTWGTTKLLDGSAPQFDFQVGIGNNPEADRISFDAGAHSATLAALGLEGLDFSTKEGSREALAKLDDAQTHVNGTRAVMGALQNRLTSTADNLGVTQENLSAANSRIRDTDIAATSSEMTRNNILMQAATSVLSQANQSNQLALKLIG; encoded by the coding sequence ATGGGAATGAGAATAAATACAAACATTGCAGCCATCAATGCTCAAAGAAATTTGATGGGCACACAAAGAGTCGTTAACGATTCGATGGCAAAGCTTGCTTCAGGAAGTCGCATTAATAAAGCGGCAGACGATGCAGCCGGTCTCGCGATCTCTGAAAGATTGAAAGCGCAAATTCGTTCTTCAAGTCAGGCACAAAGAAATGCCAACGATGGTATTTCTTTGATTCAGACTGCTGAGGGCGGATTGAATGAAATTGGTAATGTCATTGTTCGTCTTCGTGAATTGGGAATCCAAGGGGCCTCTGACACTGTCGGAGAAACTGAAAGAGGAATGCTCAATAAAGAGGTCGTACAATTGAGAGATGAAATTCAACGCATTTCTAAAACCACAACGTGGGGTACGACGAAATTGTTAGATGGCTCCGCGCCGCAATTTGATTTTCAAGTCGGGATTGGCAACAATCCAGAGGCTGACAGAATCTCTTTCGATGCTGGCGCTCACTCTGCAACTTTAGCGGCTTTGGGTTTGGAAGGTCTGGATTTTTCAACCAAAGAAGGTTCACGTGAAGCCTTGGCGAAACTTGATGATGCGCAAACGCATGTCAACGGAACCAGAGCTGTCATGGGAGCTTTGCAAAATCGTCTGACTTCGACAGCTGATAATCTCGGCGTGACGCAGGAAAATCTTTCTGCAGCAAACAGTCGAATTCGTGACACAGATATCGCGGCCACATCGAGCGAGATGACCCGCAACAATATCTTGATGCAAGCAGCGACCTCGGTGCTTTCTCAAGCGAATCAATCAAATCAATTAGCACTCAAGCTGATCGGCTAG